One window of the Triticum dicoccoides isolate Atlit2015 ecotype Zavitan chromosome 3B, WEW_v2.0, whole genome shotgun sequence genome contains the following:
- the LOC119275045 gene encoding NDR1/HIN1-like protein 6, with amino-acid sequence MSSNGKPNPQPPAAAAATNGAGAGGPPKMYQRPIYRPQGPAKGRRGGRSSCRFSCCCCFFWAVLVVLLLALVAAVAGGGFYLLYRPHRPAFTLSVARVNKLSLSSSATAPALTDSIDFTLTAKNPNKKLVYLYDDFTVTAATAANAVPLGEATVPGFLHEANNITVIKATVTAAALGVDPTAASSDIKKSGTFAITLDLETKAGIKVGGLKTKKIGIQVHCDGIKVAAPAPAPAPAKKKGVKLTVAKAPSKAPAVVEAPEPSAAVDDATTSPPAATTVARVCQVRIRVKIWKWTF; translated from the coding sequence ATGTCTTCCAACGGCAAGCCCAATCCgcagccccccgccgccgccgcggccaccaacggcgcgggcgcgggcgggccgCCCAAGATGTACCAGCGCCCCATCTACCGCCCGCAGGGTCCCGCCAAGGGCCGCCGCGGGGGCCGCTCCTCCTGCCGcttcagctgctgctgctgcttcttctgggCCGTGCTCGTCGTGCTCCTCCTggccctcgtcgccgccgtcgccggcggcggctTCTACCTCCTCTACCGCCCCCACCGCCCGGCCTTCACCCTCTCCGTCGCGCGCGTCAACAAGCTCAGCCTCTCCAGCTCTGCCACGGCGCCCGCGCTCACCGACTCCATCGACTTCACGCTCACCGCCAAGAACCCCAACAAGAAGCTCGTCTACCTGTACGACGACTTCACCGTCACCGCCGCCACGGCCGCCAACGCCGTGCCGCTCGGGGAGGCGACTGTGCCGGGGTTCTTGCACGAGGCCAACAACATCACCGTCATCAAGGCCACCGTCACCGCGGCCGCGCTCGGGGTCGACCCCACCGCCGCCAGCTCCGACATCAAGAAGTCGGGCACCTTCGCCATCACTCTCGACCTGgagaccaaggccggcatcaaggtGGGCGGGCTCAAGACCAAGAAGATCGGCATCCAGGTGCACTGCGACGGCATCAAGGTGGCCGCGCCCGCCCCGGCACCCGcgccggcgaagaagaagggggtgAAGCTCACCGTCGCCAAGGCGCCGTCGAAGGCGCCAGCCGTCGTGGAGGCCCCGGAGCCGTCCGCGGCCGTCGACGACGCGACAACCTCGCCCCCGGCGGCGACCACCGTCGCGCGCGTGTGCCAGGTCAGGATCCGAGTCAAGATCTGGAAGTGGACCTTCTAG